Genomic window (Paenibacillus sp. PK3_47):
GTAGTCGAAGGACAACAGTTTGAAATTACTGTACCACCGTAATCCGCTATGAGCGATGGGGTGACGCAGGAGGGTAGTGACGCGGACTGATGGATGTCCGTCTAAGCAGTGAGGCTGGTGTGCAGGCAAATCCGCACACCGTAAGGCTGGGCTGTGATGGGGAGCGAAAATTACAGTAGCGAAGGTCATGATCTCACACTGCCAAGAAAAGCCTCTAGTCAGGAGAAGGTGCCCGTACCGCAAACCGACACAGGTAGGCGAGAAGAGAATTCTAAGGCGCGCGGAAGAACTCTCGTTAAGGAACTCGGCAAAATGACCCCGTAACTTCGGGAGAAGGGGTGCCTCGGTAGGGTGAATAGCCCGAGGGGGCCGCAGTGAAAAGGCCCAAGCGACTGTTTAGCAAAAACACAGGTCTGTGCGAAGCCGCAAGGCGAAGTATACGGGCTGACGCCTGCCCGGTGCTGGAAGGTTAAGGGGAGTGGTTAGGGGTAACCCGAAGCTATGAACCGAAGCCCCAGTAAACGGCGGCCGTAACTATAACGGTCCTAAGGTAGCGAAATTCCTTGTCAGGTAAATTCTGACCCGCACGAATGGCGTAACGACTTGGGCGCTGTCTCAACGAGAGATCCGGTGAAATTTTAATACCTGTGAAGATGCAGGTTACCCGCGACAAGACGGAAAGACCCCATGGAGCTTTACTGCAGCTTGATATTGAATTTGGGTACGATCTGTACAGGATAGGTGGGAGCCGTAGAAGCAGGAGCGCAAGCTTCTGTGGAGGCGCCGTTGGGATACCACCCTGATCGTATCTAGGTTCTAACCTGGTACCCTAAGCGGGTACAGGGACCGTGTCAGGCGGGCAGTTTGACTGGGGCGGTCGCCTCCTAAAGAGTAACGGAGGCGTTCAAAGGTTCCCTCAGAATGGTTGGAAATCATTCGAAGAGTGCAAAGGCATAAGGGAGCTTGACTGCGAGACCTACAAGTCGAGCAGGGACGAAAGTCGGACTTAGTGATCCGGTGGTACCGCATGGAAGGGCCATCGCTCAACGGATAAAAGCTACCCTGGGGATAACAGGCTTATCTCCCCCAAGAGTCCACATCGACGGGGAGGTTTGGCACCTCGATGTCGGCTCATCGCATCCTGGGGCTGAAGTAGGTCCCAAGGGTTGGGCTGTTCGCCCATTAAAGCGGTACGCGAGCTGGGTTCAGAACGTCGTGAGACAGTTCGGTCCCTATCTGTCGTGGGCGCAGGAAATTTGAGAGGAGCTGTCCTTAGTACGAGAGGACCGGGATGGACGTACCGCTGGTGCACCAGTTGTTCCGCCAGGAGCATGGCTGGGTAGCTACGTACGGACGGGATAAGCGCTGAAAGCATCTAAGCGTGAAGCCCCCCTCAAGATGAGATTTCCCAACTAGTAAGACCCCTTGAAGACGACGAGGTAGATAGGTTGGAGGTGGAAGTGCAGCAATGCATGGAGCTGACCAATACTAATCGGTCGAGGGCTTATCCAAAAAACTAACACACAAATTCGTTTCGGATTCAGTTTTCAGGCGATCAAGCCTGTACGCAACGAAATTCATTCACACAACTGTGATGAACGTAATTTCTAGCGGCAGCGTTTGTTTCACAAACGCATGTTTGGTGGCGATAGCGGAGGGGTTCCACGCGTACCCATCCCGAACACGACCGTTAAGCCCTCCAGCGCCGATGGTACTTGGACCGAAGGGTCCTGGGAGAGTAGGACGCCGCCAAGCACACAAAGCCAGCTCATAATGATGAGCTGGTTTTTTTATGTTCTTTAACTAACCTCGGAAAATTGAGGTTACTTCCCAAAGTATGCTCTAGTGGGATTTTCTCCACTTAATTTGGCGAATTTTTACTATATAGGATGATTAGTTGGAAATACTCCCTTTAATTCAGGCGATATAGGTCTTTCAGGACTAAGTTAGTACAATTAACTGGAGTTTATCCAACTAGCATTGTAATTTCGGTGTCTAAACGAAAAATAAAAGGAGAAAATCCACTTAGCTTGTTTAGAGCTAGGGACGCCGCCAAGCACACACAGCCAGCTCATAATGATGAGCTGGCTTTTTTATGTTCCTTTAACCAACCTCGAAAAATTGAGGTTACTTTACTTCCCAAAGTATGCTCTAGTGGGATTTTCTCCACTTAATTTCGCGAATTTTTACTATATAGGATGATTAGTTGGAAATACTGCCCTTAATTCAGGGGATATAGGTCTTTCAGGACTAAATTAGTACAATTAACTGGAGTTTTTCCCACTAGCATCGTAACATCGGTGTCTGAACGAAAATTAAAAGGAGAAAATCCACTTAGCTTGCTTAGAGCTTGGAGCGCCACCAGCGCACATGAAGCCACTGCTCAGTTATCAGCAATAGCATCATGTGTTTTTATTCTGTGGAGAGCGTGAAACGCACAAAAAAAACACCTGTATAGCGAATGGAGGCAAATGAAAGCTTTACAAGAACATGACCAAGGCTCGAATAAGAATCAATCTCTTCTCCAAAGATCAAAAGACTGCTTTAACCCACATTTGGTTAATCACCAGGTTCTATTCATTCAAGTGTCCATTCCATAGATCAAAAGACTGCTTTAACCCACATTTGGTTAATCACCAGGTTCTATTCATTCAAGTGTCCATTCCATACGGACTTTCGTCCAAGAATTCGCTTACTATTCCGCTGTTTTACCAATACCTTCTCTGATGATGTAATATTCTTGACAGGCCAAAAGCCCTTTGCTAAGATGGCAATAATATATTTTTGGACTAGGGTCTCAAACCGTAATTGGAGATACGAAATATGTATAACTTCGCTGTGAATTCTGTGTCTATCTGATATGGACTTAAGCCGGAGTTTCTTCATTTATAAAGTTTGCGGGCATAGAATAACAACAATCGAGGAGGAATGACCCAGGTGTGGGAAGATAAGTTTGGTAAAGAGGGACTGACTTTTGATGATGTGCTGCTGGTACCGCGTAAGTCCGAGGTGCTCCCGAAGGAAGTCGATTTGTCCACGGTTCTTAGTAACAATGTGAAGCTTAATATTCCGCTTATCAGCGCTGGAATGGACACTGTAACAGAAGCTGCAATGGCGATTGCGATTGCCCGTGAAGGTGGCATTGGCGTTATTCACAAGAATATGTCCGTAGAGCAGCAGGCTGAAGAAGTGGACCGAGTAAAACGTTCCGAAAGCGGAGTTATCACTAATCCCTTCTCCCTTACTCCCGCTCACTTGGTATCCGACGCAGAGCGCCTGATGGGTAAATTCCGCATCTCCGGTGTTCCGATTGTAGATAATGACAACAAGCTGGTTGGGATTATCACCAACCGTGATATGCGTTTTATTCACGATTACAGCGCTCCGATCAGCGAGTATATGACACACGACAATCTTGTAACAGCCCCTGTGGGAACAACACTGCAAGAGGCAGAAGTTGTCCTGCAGCGCCATAAGATCGAGAAGCTGCCATTGGTGGATGAGAACAATATTCTTAAAGGCCTTATCACCATCAAAGACATCGAGAAAGCTATCCAGTTCCCGAATGGCGCGAAGGATGCCCAAGGACGTCTGCTCGTGGGTGCCGCTATCGGGGTCTCCAAGGACGCAGGAGAACGTGCAAAGGCTCTGGTTGAGGCTGGTGTCGATATGATTGTTCTGGATTCTGCCCACGGTCATCATATCAATATTATTGAGGCTGTTCGCAATTTGCGTGCCCAGTACCCTGACCTGACCATTGTGGCCGGAAACGTAGCAACAGGCGAAGCTACACGCGAATTGATTGAAGCGGGAGCTTCCATTGTCAAGGTCGGTATCGGACCTGGTTCTATCTGTACCACCCGTGTAATTGCCGGTATCGGTGTTCCACAGATTACAGCCATTTATGACTGCGCAAGCGTAGCACGTGAATACGGTGTTCCAATTATTGCTGACGGCGGGATTAAATACTCCGGAGAGATTACCAAGGCTATTGCTGCAGGGGCATCGGCTGTCATGATGGGAAGCCTGTTTGCCGGAACTGAAGAAAGCCCAGGGGAATCGGAGCTGTACCAGGGCCGTAAGTTTAAGGTATACCGCGGCATGGGCAGTATGAGTGCCATGAAGCAAGGCAGTAAGGACCGCTACTTCCAGGATGATGACAAGAAGCTCGTTCCGGAAGGTATTGAAGGAAGAGTTGCCTTCAAAGGGCCTCTGTCGGATACAGTTCACCAGTTGATTGGCGGTCTTCGTTCAGGCATGGGATATTGCGGAACCAAGACACTTGCTGAACTGCGCAATGACACGTCCTTTATCCGTATTACCGGTGCGGGATTGCGTGAAAGTCATCCGCATGATGTGCAAATTACGAAGGAAGCACCCAACTATTCCCTATAATCCGCCACATTCGATAAATTACGGGCAGACAGGACCAATTTCGTCCTGTCTGTCTTTTTTTGCAGATACCCCTGTGTTAGAATAGAACAAGCAATGGATATGAGAATCAAAGGAGAGTAGTAATCATTGAAGTACAAGCGTAGATTTATCCGTAAACAAATTGTAATGAAGACAGCTACAGTGGCACTGTTTTTAAATATGTTAGTATCACCGGCAAGTTCTGCTGTATTGGCTAATGCCGTTCAGACACCTGCTGCTACAGAGACCGGTGCGGAGAATGCAGGCACAACTGCTCCTGCTGCTCCTGTAAAGATTCCTTCTGTGGAATCCCTGGGCCTCAATGTAAAGTCAGCGGTATTGATTGAGCCTACGACAGGTGAGGTTCTCATGTCTCTCAATGCTGATGTAGCTATGCCTCCGGCGAGTATGACCAAGATGATGACTGAATACCTGGTTACCGAAGCGGTGAATAACGGGCAGATTTCCTGGGATCAGACAGTAATTGTACAGGAGAATGCAGCCAAGCAAATCGGATCACGGATCTTTTTGGCCCAAGGCGATGAACATACAGTTAGAGAGCTATACATAGCTATGGCGGTTGGCTCGGCGAATGATGCGACAGTTGCTCTGGCAGAGCTGGTATCCGGTTCAGAGGAGCAGTTCGTGGCATTGATGAACGAGACGGCTCAGAAGATGGGAATGAAGACTGCCTATTTCATCAACTCGACCGGTCTTGACCGGGCCGATATGCCGGCCAAATTCCGTCCGGAAGTTGACCGTGAGACAGTGATGTCGGCGATGGATGCAGCTATTCTTGCCCAGCATATCGTAACTGAACATCCTGATTTTTCCGAATTTACTACTATTCAATCTTACAAATTCCGTGAGCGCGATGAGAAGCCGATGATCAACTATAACTGGATGCTTGAGGCTAACAAGGACATCGCCAATTTCAAAGCCTATGCTTATCCGGGTCTTGATGGATTGAAGACAGGTCATACTACAAATGCGGGGAACTGCTTCACCGGTACTGCTGTACGTGACGGCATGCGCCTGATTAGTGTAGTTATGGGAGCTGACTCAGAAGCACATCGTTTCACTGAAACGAAGAAAGTGCTTGATTTCGGCTTCAATAATTTTGAGATCAAACAGGTGGTAGCCCCTAAGGCAGTTATTGAAGGCAATGAAACCGTGCCGGTAGAAAAAGGCAAGAACAAGGATGTGCCGGTTGTTACTGATGCTGGGGTTACTTTTATCGTCCCTAAAGGAACAGTATCTCCACAAATCCAAACTGCTGTAACGGTTAACGATGCCTCTACTTTGGTTGCGCCTATCGCTAATGGATCACAGGTGGGCAAGGTTAGCTATACTTATCAGATTGAAGGAATGGCTCAGGCCCAGGAGCAAACCGTGAATCTGATTACAGCTGAAGAAGCAGAGAAGGCAGGCTGGTTCAAGCTGTTAATGAGAGCAATTGGCGATTTTTTCGGTGATCTGTTTACCGGCATCAAAAATTTGTTCTAAAACCGGCACCGTCCTGAACAGATGATAACCCGAGTAATCGGGTTGTATATATAACCGCTATGCGGTAAAATCATAAGTTAGATTCAGAGAGATCATTTGGGGGGCTTAGACATGGAAACTGGAACATCGCGTGTAAAAAGAGGCATGGCAGAAATGCAAAAAGGCGGCGTCATTATGGACGTCATGAATGCAGAACAGGCTAAAATTGCTGAAGCTGCGGGTGCAGTCGCAGTTATGGCTCTGGAGCGCGTGCCTTCTGACATCCGCGCAGCTGGCGGTGTAGCACGGATGGCTGATCCTACAATTGTAGAAGAGGTTCTCAAAGTAGTCAGCATTCCCGTTATGGCTAAAGCCCGTATTGGTCATTACGTAGAAGCTAAGGTTTTGGAATCTCTGGGTGTCGACTATCTCGACGAGAGTGAAGTACTGACTCCGGCCGATGAAGTTTACCATATCAATAAACGTGAGTTCACAGTTCCGTTTGTCTGCGGTGCGAAGGATCTGGGTGAAGC
Coding sequences:
- the guaB gene encoding IMP dehydrogenase, encoding MWEDKFGKEGLTFDDVLLVPRKSEVLPKEVDLSTVLSNNVKLNIPLISAGMDTVTEAAMAIAIAREGGIGVIHKNMSVEQQAEEVDRVKRSESGVITNPFSLTPAHLVSDAERLMGKFRISGVPIVDNDNKLVGIITNRDMRFIHDYSAPISEYMTHDNLVTAPVGTTLQEAEVVLQRHKIEKLPLVDENNILKGLITIKDIEKAIQFPNGAKDAQGRLLVGAAIGVSKDAGERAKALVEAGVDMIVLDSAHGHHINIIEAVRNLRAQYPDLTIVAGNVATGEATRELIEAGASIVKVGIGPGSICTTRVIAGIGVPQITAIYDCASVAREYGVPIIADGGIKYSGEITKAIAAGASAVMMGSLFAGTEESPGESELYQGRKFKVYRGMGSMSAMKQGSKDRYFQDDDKKLVPEGIEGRVAFKGPLSDTVHQLIGGLRSGMGYCGTKTLAELRNDTSFIRITGAGLRESHPHDVQITKEAPNYSL
- a CDS encoding D-alanyl-D-alanine carboxypeptidase family protein; amino-acid sequence: MKTATVALFLNMLVSPASSAVLANAVQTPAATETGAENAGTTAPAAPVKIPSVESLGLNVKSAVLIEPTTGEVLMSLNADVAMPPASMTKMMTEYLVTEAVNNGQISWDQTVIVQENAAKQIGSRIFLAQGDEHTVRELYIAMAVGSANDATVALAELVSGSEEQFVALMNETAQKMGMKTAYFINSTGLDRADMPAKFRPEVDRETVMSAMDAAILAQHIVTEHPDFSEFTTIQSYKFRERDEKPMINYNWMLEANKDIANFKAYAYPGLDGLKTGHTTNAGNCFTGTAVRDGMRLISVVMGADSEAHRFTETKKVLDFGFNNFEIKQVVAPKAVIEGNETVPVEKGKNKDVPVVTDAGVTFIVPKGTVSPQIQTAVTVNDASTLVAPIANGSQVGKVSYTYQIEGMAQAQEQTVNLITAEEAEKAGWFKLLMRAIGDFFGDLFTGIKNLF